The DNA segment GCATATGCAATCCAAAATTCATCCTTTCCGAATATTCGGACGTGAGtcctttcttttgttgcaaccacataGATCTATTGAtctatgaataaaataaatcttttccgctcttgctaaattcgaaaaaggtataaataaaagaataatatAGAGTAGATACAATTCAGACGGATAGAAAGATTCGAAAAAATATACGAACAccaactaaaaaaaaaagaataaaaagatataaaaaaaacctaacccgATGTGAGAAGGaattccttcttttttttagaTGAATATGGGACGAAGCATCCAGGCGAGGACATCCcgactaggtcggcacccccaCCCCCGACCAGGATGCAAAACCCgagattttattaaaaaaaatgaagctTACAAGGGGAGAAAGAATTAATGAAATCGTAAATGAGCTAATTTACAAATGTCATCTAGAATGAACGAATTGCAAAAATTTGGGGCCGAGTTCCACCACCTAATGTCTGTAGCGGTAACTACGTGTTTAGCTAAGGCAGCCGCTGGCCGGTTACCCTCgaacttccttcttccttctcaaaGTAGAACCACAAGAGAATACAGTTTGAAAGAGAAGAAGAGCAGAAGAAAAGCGGAACCGACAGTTGTTTTCTGTAGCATTCGTTTCTTAAATCCAGTGCTTAACTAGTGTGTTTTGTATGTACTTGGGCCACATGATGTcttttttataacaaatttcgtgaaaaagaaaaattgaattCGTCCAAAATAAATAAGGAAAAGTATGAAAATAAACTTTATAGTGATATCTATTTTCAATCTGCactcttgtggtttaaaaatttacaaaatggtagcTTGAGGTTTAGCGAACACATGCCAAgttgactaacagtgttaaaagtcaaatgggagttaattttgtacttatatttatttattttataaattaacccatttattatttaattatcaaatgtaaaaagtaaaaatcaaatacgtcatcttcttcatctctcttttatttcttatttttcttcttctttctctctcttctctatctcctctttgttaatttctctctctaaaatcatatGAATTTCCATAGACTGTGTACATGATTTTTATCTTGGTAGACTTCATGTAATCTTgtttcgcgaagtaaaatcgtcATTTTATTAATACTTTTCTCTTCGTAGACTTCACGTAATCATTTTTCGCGAAATACAATCGTCCTTTTATTGTTActtttctcttcgcagacttaGCGTAATCTTCTTTCGTGAAGCCAAATCGTCATTCTTCATGCTAACACgacttaatttttgtgaaggtgATTGAATACAGAACATCAAATCCAAGTATCCATTTAGATTGAATACAAAGGGATCAATCATAGTACGCGGTGTACTGGGATGTAGGGGAGGTGAGAACCTGCCGATTTTTTTTTGGATTCTTTCttgaaaaggaaataaaaatcacCACAAACTTTGGGTTTCATTTCTCATCTCAAAATGACGCTTATTCCGCCGATTTTTCTTGCTTATAATTCCTTCTGCTTTTGGGAtttagggtttaggttttgaattACTGTTGCAATCtagttgtaaattttgataatgttgtGATTTAAATGTTGTTATTATTGCaatattgttgtaaattttgataatgttacaATTATTGTCTTAACCTTGTTGTTATGCGTTTTTTTGGTTATGTACTACTTCGTATATTTCGCAATATACAAAGTATGTGAAGATAATATTGCTTAAAAACATGtcttttacttcgcatattgcCAAATCTGCgaaaataaaagttattctGCGAATTAGTATGTTTTCGCATGCTTGGCATCCATCACATAATTTTGAAATtcaacaaaattaaataaagataaCAATTGATGATAGGAACAACTTTAGAAACACAATAATTGATCATCCAATCCTTCCTtgtttttttctcatttcttaTATTATAGTTATATTTCCAATAAGCAAAATCCCAAATAATTGCTGAAACATCTATGGATAAACTTCAATAATAGATCTTAAACCCATAACTGGGATTATCTTGTAGCTACTGAAACCAGCAGCAAAGAAGAGTTTAGACCATTCTTTTTCATTCCTTTCCTTACCAGTAACCAGCACCATCATCAGCATATCAAAGAAGAGTTGTGTTTCAGTGGTTACATTATCTTCTTTCTGATTCTCTTTCACCATATCTATGATAATCACCTTTCCTCCTCCCCTCTCTTTAATTGCTTTTTTGCATTGATCCAATATCTTCAAGCATTCTTCGACGCTCCAATCGTGCAAAATCCACTGCTCTTCACGGATCAAACCTCAGTGAGAAGTAAATCGAAAATTTCCTATATGAATATGCAATAAGTAACAATTGCATAATAAATTGACAATAATGAAAAAATAACTACAATTAGGGACGAAAGTTTCGGTTGCTAAATATATAGGTTTAGTAATTATATTCAGAATCATTCAACACAACTGACGAAATCTGTTGCAGAGCTATCCGTCGTAATGATTTTTCCTAAATATTATATCCATCAAGTAAATATACCTTTAACAAAATTGCATCTGCAGGAGGAACTGAATCAAACATGTTGCCTGCAACAAATTTCAGATTCGGAGTGTTATGGAGGCCGTCCACCACTTGTGGAAGATCAAGCACAGTGCATTGAATGTGAGGAAATGCTTGAGCTATGGCTTTGGCTACAGTTCCAGTTCCACCTCCAACATCAACTATTGAATTCAATCCATGAAACACCTCTTTCCCTTGATCTATCAGAATACTAGTAACAAGCCGAGAATCACCAGCCATACCTTcgttaaataaattattgagcTTAGAATCTCGGCCAGCATAATCCCAAAATCCCATCCCATGAGCAGTTTGAAAAGGAGAGGGGTCTTCATTAAGAAACCAAGTGCTACTAAAATCCCATGGTTTTATGCAAATAGGATCAAGCATAGCCAGCAAATATGGTAAGATACTAAAAGGGTTGTCCTTGAGGAGTAGCTGAGATGAATTGGTGAGAACAtacccttcttcttcttcttctccttgttCATCTTTTTTGGTGTTGATTTTTGCTAGAGCAAAGATACCAGAATGAATCAAAACGCGCATCAAGCGAGGAAGGCAATGAGCTTTGCTTGGGTGGATAGATAGAGCAGCATTGAGCTCAGATATGGTGATTGGTTTGGGATGAGTATGGATGATTTCTGGGATGCCTAATTCAACTGCACATTTAAGAGACATGGaattaatgaaattgaagaTGTGGTTCCATATGTGAGCTTGAGCTTCAAGAAGCTCACAACTTTTATTCTTTGAATCACTCAAATTAACCATATTGATGCAGTAGTTTTTTGTGTGCTTGCAAGTAAATGTGAGTTTAAAACACACAATATAAAGAGTTTTATCTTTTCAGGTGTGTTAGGTTGTTCTGTTGTGATTTTTCAAGTGAAGATTCAAGCATTTTATAGTTGTTATGGTAACcttatatttgattttaaaaataagagtttaaGTGTTTCCTCAACATCTctcctataaaaaaaaaaaaaaacccggtCTGATGCATTACGCATCCTCGCTGAGCAAGGTCCGGAGAGGAGTCTCACCACAAGGGTTTATGGGGACAAACGTTTCCATCCTAATTTATTTGGTAAAagaccgctcctaagactcgaacccatgacctcttggtcacaagACCACAACGTTTAGCGTTTACCATCTCTTCTATACTTgttataaataaaaagtaagttTTTATAAAAACAATGGATGTATTTTGAAAAAGTAGTTTTTGTAAATCAAACCAGCCCTCAAAATAGGGTTTCTTATGATCATAATCTCATCATACAGTttactatatttttttaatttttgtttttataaaaaattatggaACCTGTGTATTCACTGTCAACTCTGAGAAGTCGGTATAGTACCGATTTCTCAGACATTGAAAAAAACAACCCTGAACATTATTATCTAAATAGTaatcttctcttcttttttttttttgaaacaataaaTAGGAATATTATATGTACATTCCTAGAAAAATAATATTCTATGTCCATAAGATTACTACATTCTcctttataataatataaatatttcttGAAATACATTTACATATATGTTAATAGAGTACGTGTCTGTTTGTTTTCATTTCTCGTAACTATCTTTTGGCTTTTAAATTTAAACAGCTGAGAAAAAGCGTTCCGTACAAATTCGAAACAGCTGCTTCTTAGATCAACTAATATCTGCTATTTAGCCGTAACAGCAAATAACTTACAATAATGACAAACAGCAAAAATGAGTAGTTGAAATGAACGAGTCCTATGTGTCGCTTCAAATTGTTTTATGCGTTGAGATTTTgaagattttatatatatatattttaaatatcatTATTTAATTTTGGGTAAAGTTTTAAAATATTCTCTACCTTTAAGTTTTGTCAAATACTTATCTAtgcattttttttccaaataggAAGTGaagatttcttttttttttaggatCAGGAGATAACTGGGACTTTTGTTACGACTGAAAATTTAATTGTCACTTTATACATtccaaatattattaatatctatgacatttaatgtgttactaatataattacaaacatTTTGTTAAAATCCTAACAATTAAGTTTGttatatataagttaatcataattttttttgtcaaaatatctAAAAAGTTATaatgtatttataaataatCAGCAAAAAATGTACAAACTATTTCGATAAACTTATTTGGAATACTCGATGTGACAgctaaataataatcaaaccaatttttctaaattttcGGAAGCCTAAGACTAAAATTGAACTTGTTTAGAAACtttagaattaaatttatatcatttcatatgttatagCTAAATCTGTATTTCTCATATAATGTTAAGATTACATATGATAGTTATTCTTATTTAGATAGATTATCTAAAAATATTTGATAGATATATCAAATCATTATTTGATGATCAATATAGATTAATTTTACTgtataaagaataaaatttagtataaaCGTTTTCTTCAAAATAGAGGATGCTAGTGTACATGTGCTTTTCTATATAATGTCTGAGTTGACAGTGAAACCCTTCATCTGTTTCATAACTTTttataaaaaagaattaaaaaattagTAACTCATACCTCAATCACGAGTTACTTTGTAAATTCAAAACCGGTACATCTAGTACCGGTTTTCCTCTAACTGCCCTCGTTAACATCAGCCTTATGGTAGGAAAAATATTTAACCAGAGTCCGTATGAGGAATTATCCTTATAAGGAGCCCCATTTTGAGGGAAATCTGGAGTTAGTTAAGgctgttggaaaaaaaaaatgaaaagaacttgttattgagaaataatttgTTGGAAGCATGGTTTCCACTACTCTAATCATGTTAGATTTTTATGATTTGAGTTGTTTAAACTTGTTGAAAACAAATTATCTCTGAATAGACACATTTTTCTCAGCCCTGAgtacaatttttaataaaaaatgtatgaaagTTTTTAattgtctaattttttttttttaagaatgttCATTAAAATTTACTTTTGAAAATTAGAAattagtttttaataaattgttataaataataattaaatatatatcatTATAATGGTTAGAATTCAACTTGTCGAATTACTATTAACTGTAATTTTAAATCTTCCCaatatcaattatgtttaagatatttaatgcattactaacaaaaattatgttaaaatactaaaaactaaatccgctacatataagttaatcataattttttttatcaaactgtctaaaatatattttactgtctaattaacataattatagaaaaccagcaaaaaaatgtattaaattgattcaatttatcgacaaacttgtttgaaaaGTTCTATGTAAcggctaaataacagtcaaactagtttttcaaattttcggtagcgcattggtaaaattgattttacttgaaaaacgttagggttaaatttgcatGATTTCATATGTTAGGGCTAAATCTGCATTTCGCCTAAAACGTTAagattaaatatttattatcttactaacaaaaattatgttaaaatgCTTAAAACTAAAACTGGTACATACCAAtttatcacaattttttttatcaaactgtttaaaatatttactgtgttattaatatagttacaaaaacgAAACAAAATATGTACAAAACTACTCCAATTTATCtgcaaacttgtttggaatgtcCAACAAactagttttttcaaattttcgataacatttggctaaaattgatccttcttggaaacgttaggattaaatttgcacaataTCATATGTTATTGGCTAAATCTGCAATTCGTTTTAAAcgttaaagttaaatatttgGCCCTTATCACATAATTTATTAGTCACTTTCTTTTtatctaacacactgtttagacTCTCTATTTTGAGAAACACATTATAAGGATTCTATTTTTTGTaactctattttgaaaaacattgacaaaagatagagaCCTTATAGTGTATTTTTTAAATAGagtgactaaacagtgtgttgcCTAAAAAGATGCgaactaatatatatttaatcaagattcatatttattaaaataaaaaactaatttctaatctttaaaataaaagttttaatgaaaatattttaaaaaaaaatatgtacataactattttttaatttttttaatatactaattttttttatatatataaaaatggtTATACTTTTGTGGGACTATTTTTAATCATGGGTTAAAAACAATCCTTTATGGAAGAATAATTATTAACCATTTCTTAAATGGGGAATTATTTTCTCCATTACACCATTTAGGTGTTTAGCCCTTCCTCTGATATTACTGGAATTCCTACTGAGCAAACTATCATGATACTAGGGTAGAGACAGCCTAGAGCCCCTTTTGGTCTCTAGCACTACCCTTGAGTAATAGTGGTGCAGTCTCGATCATCCTTCTAAGATCGTTAAATTAGTATTTATATCATAGGACGTGATTGTATAACACAAAATTAAATTTGCACGGTTGATCTAAATGGTAGTTGAGGGCTCCTCCACAACCATATGGTTCCAGGTTTGAACCTACTTCTCTCCGGctttatctcattttaattttttctcttaaaTCCCCCAAAATGTGTTTTTACCAATTATAATTTTATCCCATTGTAATTTCCCCCTTAAATCAAAATGTGTTTTtatctaattataaattttttcttaaattaaaatgtcaatATTATTGCCGAATTTAATCATATtttttcatcattattattgattaattttaattttttcctttaATTAAAATGTCAATATAAATACTCAATTTATAAAGAATAATATACTTTTTTAGGggttttaatttagaaaattagCATTTAacttatagaaaattaaacatgtctACACTTTTCACGTTAGacacttttgatttttttatcaaCACACTAAACGAAACAGTTTTATCATACTGGAgaccaaattttttttgtctagcCCTAACGAGCTGAACTCTAAAAATTACTCCAAATCGTAGGGCTAAAATTAGCTCCCCTCCAGATATGAAATCCTGGTATACATGTCTTTCCTTAGTGATATATATCATAATGGTATATacaatgaaaataataaattttatgacAAATTGCTTTAGTTAACAGTGAAGTTTGAATTTGATccaatttaataatattaaactATTATTTGTATTATTTACTAGAGTTAACACACTTTTAACCCCGAAGAttgaattgtatttttttttttttaaccgaattgtatttttgtatctacaaaaattaataaaatattgcATTATCGTATAACACATGGTTTCAGTATGtgttagaataataataataatattaaacttaaatgcAAATCTGATCACGTGAATTGTCTAGTGTTAAGACAAATGAAAATTTCCAAAAAGATAAGAAGGGAGGTCAGGGCTAAATGTTAAAGTTTGTGATATGTAATGTATTCCATGTGATGCTCTATAAATTAGAGTTGATTTGGTTTtgcgagttttttttttttttttataaaagaataattgaataaattaataggtttaaaaaaaaagataaaatggGTTACAATTAAAGACCGTGAAAGTAAACCCAAGTGCCCACGCGATTAGCTTCTCTACTAACGAaattttggatttcctttgcaaGAGCTCGAAAATCTGTCAAAATAAGGTCCAAACTCGAGTAATTTTCTTCCTCGTCTTGTAGTAACGCTTTGATATTTTAGAGCTGCTTattatattttaacaaaaattatgaaagagcaataaaatattatattttaatataacgTATTAAGTTTGAGTACTTTTTCAAGtaacctctattggagatgctctaagagcaattttatttctaacgttttttttttgacaacttATTTCTAACGTTATTAGTCAAGCACAATTATAACGTTGCcaaattagatcaatttcatatgtcatacatatatattttatttcttattttgtaccatttgtACTAGTTACCTATtagttgattctaaaaaaaaaattacacttgTGATTTAATACTTGAATTGCagattaatatatttaaattcgacgaaatattttgatttcttttgtccaactcgtataaaatactgtataatttttaatttattttttaaaataattcagGTCTATTCATAATATTATGATGTATTAATAGTAAGTGATAAAATGCATAAATATAAGGGGTAGATAATACCATTAATGATTAAGAacacagtttgataaattagttCTTACATTTATCGACTAgccaatataataattaattactctTTACTGTCCatattattgataaaattgGTACAAAACGTCAGTGTTACAAATATTTTTCACCTTACCGttatttctaatatatatatatatatatatatatatatatatatagttgcgttcacatggaccatgatgaccacgtaaatttggtcattcaccatcagatctaggcggattacactacaagaaaatctgTAGTTAGGGACTGAAAATTCGGTCGCAATTCAGTCCCTAAATACGTTTACTGACCGAATTTTGTCAGTTACCGACGGAACTCGTTCGGTCCGTAACTACCTGGTCGGTAACGTTAGTGACGAATTTTCCAGTTCGGTCGTAAATTTCATGACGAATATGAAATGGTCGCAAAAATTAGTCGCGATGTTACAGACTAAATATTCAGTCGTAAACCATAAATTTTGGTCGGCAACTGTGCTTCGGAGATATTTCCAATTCTTACTTTAGCGACGGAATTGACGTATTTCCGACGAATAATCAGTCAGTAAAATCTACATTTTTTGTTTGAAAAGTACTAATTTTCAATAGAAACAGAAAATtaaatttggattgaagagagttCCTTTCCAGTAAAGGAGTAACTAAAACATAAATGCATAATATTACTGACTAAAATATTGAAATCAACATCAAAATTTATCGTGTAATCTACAAAGCATGTTCAAGAATCCAGCCGTACATAGAAGTAATACAAGAAATAAGCATAGATAAACAACCCAGTCGATCCACCGAACAGAAAAACCTGTAACAATCAAAACATTTTGTTCACTAACCCACATCTAGGACATCACACAAAAGTAGTCCATATTTGTCTTCACCACAAACACAAGATAAGATTCATGCAcgatacaaaaaaaaagaagggaaAAATGGAAAATGCGAAGTAGAGAGGCAAATATTATATGCACAAATCATGTGAGGCAAACTTCCCTAATGGAAAACAAAGGATATCCAACACATCATGGACATAAACGTTAACACAAAATGATTTGTTTGGAGTGTGAACATGATATAGACctgattaaaaaataaacacttGCATTTTGACAAAAGGTAAGAGAcaaagaagacaagttttatgcattttggtatgATAATCAAGTTTACTAATGGACCAACAACTTGAACATATATGACCTTGTTTCCAGTTTCAATATTGGAGAATACAGAATCCAAGTTCTAGAAGTTCAACAAGTTCACTCTATCTATATAAtccaattaatcaaattaaaaaacacTATATCTCAAGTTAGACAACTATTTGGCAGTTCCCTGCGTATAAAAACTAACCTTTGCACCACTATTATCACCCTCCATTGCCATTGcttttttcggttttctttttcttcttttttactTGCATACAAAAATACCCAACAAACGTATCAAGTGGACCCCTAATTCATAAATAATACCAAGCTAAGCATCAAAACATGCATTGACTATGTCTCTCTTTATTCTATTTTAACTTAATATAGTAAATCATTTTACTTCAATTAACGATTCAGCCAACTCCATCATACTATAAATTTTCTTTGGTAAATATAACCTTTCATTAAAAAATTCACATTTCCTCGACTTCTTAGTCATTccatttgtaactatattagtcaAAGGTCTactaaatttaccatgaaaaaaatttcattatatatataaatagaactagAATGCCAAAGCCGTACCACCAATGCCTAATGTACAAATTCGAGGAGAAATTGGTGCCCCCTTATAAGACAATATTTGACAAAATTGCAGATATCTTTTTCATCTTCAACAGCCCTGTCAATGATTAGTAAAATAAGAGGGATTGAGTCAGTTGTTTCGGCCAAGAACTTCATAGCCTGCATAGTGTAGAATTGATAAGTGCAGAATTATATGTCAGGCCTTAAATCCAGAAAAAGAGTCTTACCTTCATTACAATAGTTTTGTTATCCCACACATTATTGCAACAAGTGATCACCTGCAACAGGTAAATACATCATAATCTTCAGTAAGATAAGCAGTCTCTTGAAGGAGTAATGATATTAAAAAGTTCAATTTTGATAGATAATTGCATCATTCACATAAAATTTCATACTAAGTTCTTAGTTACCTATATGTATCAAAACAATAAAAGTCAACAACATGAGTTCAAATTTTCAATATAATTGGAATTATAGCTACCTAAGgcttgggtttttttttttgaaatcccATATTGGCCATGAGTTATAATCATCATCATCTATTAACAATTTCCAAATTGAAAGTTGAATGAATATGCTACCGACAGTAGACTCCTAACAAATGTCAAAATGTGCAAACTTAacaagataaaacaaaaatatcaaGCATATCATAATGTTAAAGCTTCCTCTGTTATCAGAGATATAAATCATTTTAGCATCAACAAACTGTTTAATTTATCTTGATCATAGACCCAAATCTATATATAAGAACAAATTCAAAATTAATCtcaccttttctttctttagtgcTTCCCAACTCATCTCCCCCATGTCTTCTCATGTAACTTCATCACTCATCATAGCTGAGCAAATAACTGCATTGTGGTAAGCATTTCAATGAATAGATTACCTTATGACAATAACAACACCTTAAATTCATTTTATATAGGTCACCTTATGACAGTAAGGTAAGCATTTCAA comes from the Euphorbia lathyris chromosome 5, ddEupLath1.1, whole genome shotgun sequence genome and includes:
- the LOC136230207 gene encoding trans-resveratrol di-O-methyltransferase-like, producing MVNLSDSKNKSCELLEAQAHIWNHIFNFINSMSLKCAVELGIPEIIHTHPKPITISELNAALSIHPSKAHCLPRLMRVLIHSGIFALAKINTKKDEQGEEEEEGYVLTNSSQLLLKDNPFSILPYLLAMLDPICIKPWDFSSTWFLNEDPSPFQTAHGMGFWDYAGRDSKLNNLFNEGMAGDSRLVTSILIDQGKEVFHGLNSIVDVGGGTGTVAKAIAQAFPHIQCTVLDLPQVVDGLHNTPNLKFVAGNMFDSVPPADAILLKWILHDWSVEECLKILDQCKKAIKERGGGKVIIIDMVKENQKEDNVTTETQLFFDMLMMVLVTGKERNEKEWSKLFFAAGFSSYKIIPVMGLRSIIEVYP